The DNA window AAATCACTATGGAGTTAGTTGCTTTTCTCTTCCATTAAGTATAATTTGGCTTGTTTCTTCTACCCTCATCTCTGTCAGAACCCCCTTTGACGAGTGTGGGATTGTAACGTGACATGGCAGGTATCGACCTCTAGTGTTGGAGCCTGGGCCTACAGGTAAACTATGGTGACGTACCTGTTGGAGCAACTCTCTGGAGGTAGTCTGCCCAGTTCAAAATTATACGAGGCTTCCCTGTCCAGCTATGCAGAATCCTTCGAGTGGCAGCCGAAAGTGAGAAGATTATAGTGATGTGTACTAAAGTCATGAAGAGGGGATATTGGAAGTCCTGAGAGAAATAGTAGGCTAATTTAAGgctcagaagaaaaacagaacaaagtcACATGATAACACAACTGCAGTCTATGCGTTATTGATGATGACATAAAAGGCTTATACTTACTGTCATCAGCCATTTGTTATAAAATGTTATTCCAATGGAGAATATATAGTAAAAGAGGACTAATCCAATGAGGCGAAGGCCCCGGTAAATGGACTGCAGGTGTGCCATATGGGGCTGCCAGAGTGCGCTGGATCCAGGATGCCTACAGAAAGGTCACCTGCGAATTAAGACTGATGCACCTCCTGGGAAgttggagagggagggggaaaactgAGATCTGCAAATTACAATTCTCTATCCTATTAATTTAGATGAGTactgacaaacagacagacagacacaacaaGCTGTTGAACTACGTCAGCTAATAGGAGCCAAATGCCTTAAAGCTAACGTTATCTATCGTATCGTAATAACGTATTCTACGTGTACCATATGTGCACAAGTGTATAACTAAGTAGTTAACCGTCTACATTGTGTAATGGACAAATATGTTCTCAGTGCAGCTGTGCTAACCTCGAAACTTACCTGAGACATTGCCCTTAATTAGGTAATGAACTGATTAACTAGCTGATTATACCACAACCTTCCTCAAGATGGCAGTCGAGAAGTctttgataataaaataaattatttttctaaAGAAGTGGTTCCTAGCCTGGGTTCAATCGAACCCCAGGGGTTTGGTGCGTCAGGTCAAGACACACACCCAACTCATGATTTGTGATAACACTCCCCGCTTGGCCATCATTGGCTGTACGTGATCATGCTACATTACTTGGCCTATCTGTGCTGCAGGGAATTTAGTGCACTCAGTAGTCGATTTGTGACTGTTCTGATGGTACATCGTGTGATTTCGTCCTTAATATTTTAATCCCTTCATACTAACTATGTTgagcaaaaaagaaagcagtCAGACTAATATGTGCAATGTGGATGTATAATGGATGGCAGTCTTCATCCTAACTGAATGATTTGCCATACCAAGTTCAGCAATTCTAGTCCTGCACCGACAAAACTAAAAGAATACTTCCTTAAGCTGCATGGAGCTGGGGAATACAAGAACACAACACTTGCTGAATTCAAGGTGAAACGAGCCAGATTTGATGAAAAGGCTACACTGCCTGTTCTTAGCTTTGTACCCATCAACAAACTGATCCTTACAGCATCGTACGAAGTTGCTTACCTGattgcatgtttttgtttgaaaatcatgttttgctAGTTTTGTTGTTAATGCACGGTTCATTTTGTGCAAGAGTAATACATACCTATGTcttgaatttgaaaaaaaaatcatattttgtttttcaacaaAGAAGGGCTCAGTGAATGTGCATGTGAAACTGGTGGGGTTCAGTACCTCCAGCAAGGTTAAGAACCACTGTTCTAAAGCACCACAATTGcacttaaatttaaaaaaatgtaacttAATATCTATACATGATGATCGACCAAGTGACATATGGAATCCCAATGAAAAATGTGAAAGTTAAATATTAAGGAGTTATGAAACCAAAAtttcaaaaatcaaatcaatctttatttatatattgtctGTcataaagaaaagcaaatatATACTCAATTCCTGGTTATAAATTAGTATTTCCAGTTtggatgcatttttaacacCGAAATTGAAAAGCTTTCATATATGCCTGTaccattaaaaaggaaaatccattTATGGGTTATATTAATGGACTAGAAAAATATCTTCAATCCCATCATCACACCTTCCATGATGGGGATGGGGACTCTGAGGCAGAATCTGCCATCACCCAAGCTGAAGTCACCGGGGTAGTTAGCAATCTCTTGGTGACAAGGTGtcaggggtggatgagatccgccctgCACCTAAAGTCTCTGGATGTAAGGATGTCCTGGCTGACACACCTCTGCCAGATCACATAGCAGTTGTTAACAGTGCCGCTGGAGTAGCAGACAGGGCGGCTGGTACCTGTTTTCGAAAAGCGGGACCAGAAGTTGTGTTCCAACTGATCCAACCTCCTCGGGAAGGTCTACACCAGAGTACTGGAGAGAAGGATTTGGCCGATAGTTGAACCCCAGATTCAGGAGGTTTTCGTCCCGGTGGtagaacagtggaccagcttcATTCACTCCACAGTGTGCTTGAGGGGTCATGGGAATTTGCCCAAccagttttctgttttgttgATCAAGAAAAGGCATTTGACACGGTCAAATACCTTGGGGTATACTGCTCCATGAGTATGGGGTCCGTGGCCCCTTGATAAGGGCTGTTTGGTCTCTGTACCACTGGAGTAGGAGCAGGGTGACCGAGGGAGGCCCTTGAGAAAAAGACAAGGCATAGATTTGGTGATGCCATAATTTGTCATATTGCCAACCGGACCCCAATCTGTGCCATATCTTATGCTCTGATCTAGCACAAACCTGTACGCAAGTGGAAATATTTTTTACATGATTTTTTACCTGACAGTCTTATGTGAGAAAGACAAAAGACAGTATAAATGTGAGACAATATTGAAAAAGATATTTATGGTCTTTCAAAACCACCTTATTTGTGTAAAAATTCAAAAGACCAAAATAAATGTTAGATAAATACAGGGTTAATATCACAAAAACACTTTACATTAATGCCAGtaattgtttttattcactATTTGTCCAATTATTTTTTGTATCCTTTTGAACCTTTCAGTGTTGTATTAATGAAAGGATTCCAAATAAACTGGCTTCTTACTTTTTCTGCTCAGCTATTCTGTCTTTATATAATCTGTGCAAATAATACCAACTGTTTACTGGAACATGAAATAAATTATTTGGATGCAGGATGATTAAATTATGCAACGTGTAGAAAAACTATGGGTATAATGTGGAATGTACTCATTTTTTAGGCTTTACTTTGAGATTGGATCAGAATGATTTTCTTATCAAAGCAATCCTTCATTTTAGCATGGttaatgtcttatttgcaccttaatttttcttcacactgtctgACACTCCTGtatataattttaatttctgtatatactgtgcaatgtacatagcaatgtacataatagaagagtcttttatttttttttcttttagtacttttctgtattgtacaccacgggctaccgctgtagcgtgcaatttccccgatgtgagatcaataaagtcttttatccttatccttaaacATAAAATTCTGTCTTCCAAAACACCGCAAagtgagacagacaggcaggcagacagacagacagatagagggCGCGCGCTTCCTCTTCTGTCgtaaagcagaaaaatgacGTAAACTGGTGAATGCGCAGAAACGACGTGGTGCTGATCCGGAAGGCTTACAAGCGTTTTGATTGTTGATTTGCAAGGTAAGTTCTGTTGGAATTACTTAAAACTAAAACTCAGGCTGACTTTATTTGGCACGTATTTATCGTGAATGTTGACCATAAACCAATAAACGTGTTTTCCTTGCAGAATGGCGGATGAGGAGGACGAAACTGGTTTTGACGAGGAAGGGGAAGATGGCTTCGGCGTTGTTGATGTTGGCCACGGGCGGAGAAAGAGGCTCTTTTCCAAGGAGCTTCGTTGTATGATGTACGGATTTGGAGACGACCAGAACCCATACACAGAGTCTGTGGACATACTTGAGGACCTAGTAATCGAATTCATCACAGAAATGACTCATAAAGCCATGTCCATTGGACGCCAGGGTCGTGTCCAGGTGGAGGATATAGTTTTCCTAATTCGAAAGGACCCTCGCAAATTCGCCAGAGTCAAAGACCTGCTGACAATGAATGAGGAGCTCAAAAGAGCACGAAAAGCTTTTGACGAAGCAAATTATGGCTCATAAAGTCAACATTGCGCAAGTTTTAAACAATCCAGTACCTTTCCTTTGTAGGCTATGACGTCATTTGTATGTTTCTGCGGTATGGGCGACGTATAAATTATTGATGTCGCGCTTTTCAAGACAGCTCAATAAACGTTTTGGTAAAAGgtttgtgattattattattttgctgTAATAGGTCTTAAATCTGACATTAAGTTTACATTCAGCACAATTTTGCTTATGGAATGTTGTCCACAGTTTGAATGtctaaaatgtatttacaatagaacttttggatgagaggtgaaagtATATAAATTATTATAAATTTATCTAACATGTTAGATCATACTTAAAATGAGCTAACATAGCTATGAATAAATGTCATTGCTAGACACACTTGGACTAAATTAACAGAAAAGTCAGTGCAGTCATCATTTACTTGATTCCTAATTTTGACTTCCAGATGAGTAGTagcttttgaaatatttttacatgtttataaaaaaaagtacTGTTCTCAGGCTGAAACACTGGATGAATATTAACAGATCCAGCATTAACGGCTCAATAACTGAACACAGGGATCTTTATTGTACAGTATGCAAATGTAAAGGCTGCCTCCTCTTTAGAGTCACTGCCACAATCATCCCGTTAACAGGCTCATTAACGCGCAACTACAACCATGAAGGTAGTTTGGCGGGCTTTTCAGAGCGCACTCTTGTTTGAGGGACCTATGATTTCGTAGTTTATTGAAAAACAGATTCAAGAGGTTCCATAAAAATGCTGGATGACAAAATCTGGATGGTATACATACATTTATATTGAAAACATACAATTTACAataaggtgtttttttaaaaaaatgaaataattttctgttttttaaaataatttggCACAATATTGCGACTCATCCATATTTTACATCACTCTTGCATGGTTCCAGTATGGAGCTATATATGTCACCATCTTTTCATGATGACCTTCCTAAAAATCCAAACAATATCCAGCATAAACATAATTAGAAAACTGGATGTAGttcaaacaaagcagaaaaagaaaacagtacaactttatttatattccTCAAAAACAAGACGTTTACACAGACCATAAATATGACAACTGAGTACAAGTAGCATGTGTTAATTCATTTATTCCATTCAAGCCAATTACACATGGAAGTGGCTGAATTAAATTGGTCTAAAACAGGCTGCTGTTCTATCTTGATTTGAGGAGGCGGGTCACTGGTAATTTTGCCTTTTATCATATGCATATGTCAAGGCTGAGTGTActttatttaatgttatttctttatttataataaaGCTGGGGGAAAGTATAGCCCAGCCAGAGACCCTCCACTGGTTACCCTAGCTGTTGACGTCTATAAGGATAGAAAAGGACCAGGTGGACAATAGGAAAGGAATGTCCGAGTCGTGGGTTTACTGCACATTCTCCATCATCTTGAGAAACTCTATAAAAGAAAGATAGTTGGGGTATTATTCTTGAGATTAAAAAGTAACTATATCTATTACCAACTGAATATTTCACTGGCAGCTCATATTGTGATGCTAGAGCTCACGCATAGCTTTGTGTGGTCGCTATCTGCTGTCTAGGATAACTGGAAATgataattttacattttatcatCTTCAAAGGTCAACATACCATCAAAATCCAGCATGCCATCAGCGTTTTTGTCTCCATCTTTCATTAGTTCGTCAATCTCGTCCTCTGAGATGGGCTCCCCAGTGCTGCGGATGATGAGGGCAAACTCCTCTCTATCAATATAGCCATCACCATtcctgtgggaaaaaaaacacaaaagagagtgtcaatttaaagagaaaacacacactcaaaataaATTCTCGTATCTAAAATAAGGCGGACATACTTGTCAAACACACGGAAGCactctgccagctcttcctcgctCTTGCCAGCCTGGTCCTCCTTTAGCAGCCTCACCATCATGACCAAGAACTCCTCAAAGTCAATGGTGCCACTGCCTGGAGGCAATAAGGTAAAGccacaaacacaatcacaatGGACAAACTgcatataatgtataatgtacatagtaatgtacataacataagagtttttttttttttttttttgtactatactgtactgtaccaCGGGCTACTGCTGTAACACTTGAATTTCCCCGAtatgggatcaataaagtttatccatatccttatccttaatcaataataataatgtatagAGTTAGAAATAATGAAGATGAAATCTCTCACCATCCTCATCGACTTCCTCAATGATCTCATCCAACTCCTCTCTTGTGGGGTTCTGGCCAAGCATCCTCATGACTGTACCTAACTCCTTGGTGCTGatatcaccaccaccatcggTGTCAAACATGTCGAATGCAGCCTTGAATTCTAAAGGTGTCAAAACATCTCTTTAATTTGTTTTGCCAGAACAACACGGTAAAGTTACTTTAGTTTAACCTGCTCACCAGCCAGCATTTCCTCGCTCAGATAAGAGCGGGCCTCTTGCTGAGCATCTGTCTGCAAGATGATAGGTTAAATAGATAGCCggttggacagacagacagacagacagacagacagacagacagacagacagacagacagacagacagacagacagacagacagacagacagacagacagacagagggctTCTCGCTGAGCCTCTGTCTGcaagatgatagatagatagatagatagatagatagatagatagatagatagatagatagatagatagatagatagatagatagatagatagatagatagatagatagatagatagatagatagatagacttCCCACACTTATGCGACTAACTGTTTCCTACCAGGAATTTAAACAATGCAGTTAATGAGTGTAGCTATTTTAGGCTCAACACATTTGGTCATCTCAGGAATGTGTCACATAAGCAGAATTTGTTGCTCACTGCAGAATCACTGACTCTCAAATTTACTCTTCACACAACCatgatttattcacatttacagGAGGTAGCTGGATAATATCAGATCTAAAAACACTATATAACCCCCATTATGTTCAGTAAACTGCATACTATTCACATTTCTTTAGAaggatatttttttcttttagaaaatcTGATTTTATCAAATGGAAAAATTATGATTGTCTGTTGATTTCCAGTCTTTCAAATACTATTATATTATTTTGTGTGAATTTAATTTACACTCAAGAGAAAAAGCAACAATTTTAAAGACTAGTTTTAACAACTTGGAGCTCAATGGGTCACTAGTAAAATAAGATGTCTTACCATTTTTGAGGATTAGCCTTTTGccccaaacaacaaaaatatgtAAAGCAGAGGTCAATCCTTGTGGACCCCAACGGAGAGACGAGACATCCAGTGAAGGCTCACTCACAATTTAAATGGAATGGACAGATCCCACCCCTTGCCTCCCACAGGCCTCCAGATTTAGCACTCTGAACTTTTAGGGTTCTGGGGCCACTGTGAACCAATCACTTAGAAGAGGTATAAAGTTATCTTTTCTGAAGGTTGaagaaatgtaaaatcaacagaCAAAAGTTGGTTGTCCGTTATGATAAGTCTGAATGTGTGAAGTGAAAATGTATACAGGTCAGAGCATTTTGTTGGTTTTCCCAAACCTGATTGTCAGAGCGATCTCATAATCACTGTTCCCCATGAAGGCTTTAATCAGATAAATGAACATTTTGGAACTAGTGGAGTCACAAATTTGAGCTTTTGTGTGCATTCAAGCTGAGTGAGAAAatcaaaacaagcagaaaagtGTTGTGCATTTGgactcccaccccccacccctactCTACCCCGAATACTGAGCCTCCTCAACAGTGTCCCTAAATAGCAGGGAAATTTTAGGTCAAGATGGGTATAGG is part of the Takifugu flavidus isolate HTHZ2018 chromosome 8, ASM371156v2, whole genome shotgun sequence genome and encodes:
- the taf13 gene encoding transcription initiation factor TFIID subunit 13; translated protein: MADEEDETGFDEEGEDGFGVVDVGHGRRKRLFSKELRCMMYGFGDDQNPYTESVDILEDLVIEFITEMTHKAMSIGRQGRVQVEDIVFLIRKDPRKFARVKDLLTMNEELKRARKAFDEANYGS
- the tnnc2.2 gene encoding troponin C, skeletal muscle encodes the protein MTDAQQEARSYLSEEMLAEFKAAFDMFDTDGGGDISTKELGTVMRMLGQNPTREELDEIIEEVDEDGSGTIDFEEFLVMMVRLLKEDQAGKSEEELAECFRVFDKNGDGYIDREEFALIIRSTGEPISEDEIDELMKDGDKNADGMLDFDEFLKMMENVQ